The genomic DNA CCTGATGCTGCGTCACATTAACAGACAGACCCATTTCTAGTAAGGTCAGGATACTGTCTTCAACTGTGATTAGTCCTTCTATTTGAGTTGATGAAGAAGATATCTGTCTTTAGGAGGGGTGGGCGCCCCATATTTGTCAACTTTGAGGGTCCCTGTATCCTGAATCATTGTCCATTCTGATTAATCAAACCACGTTCTAACACTCTCTCATAAAAGGTCAACATGttggcaaaaaaatatattgtgctACTTTTAACTTGTAGTTTGATCTAAGCCAGTCACCTTGGGAGCAGGAAAGAATGAGGAGTCTCTACACTGTATGACTTGGATTGGACATAACACTGACAAATGCTAACAGGTGCTGAAATCTGACAAGCCAAACCAGGATACTCTTCTATTTTTGAATATGGACAGAATAGCCAAATATCAAGCTTCAGCTTCATAGCAAGACAGACACAAGAAAGACaatatgtttaaataaatatccATTTGGCATAAATGATCAACCCATGTACAGTACAGCATGTGCTGACTTACTATCAGCTGTGTGCCAGAATAGGATTCATTCATATGCTCATCCCTgagaattaaaaatgtattttgcagCAAACTTTGATCAAAATACCAAAGAATCATGTGCTGATTTGGTCCTGTTAAGGTTCATGAATAACTTCTCTGTACCAATAATTCAAAAGCATGAAAGGTTTCCACAGCACGGCACTAAAATAGGGAGGCAGAATACTTACCAGTGTGATCAACTGTAGCATGGAGAATCAAAAAGTCACATGTTAGAGCTCCCTGTCCCCCAGTACGTCATTCCATATCACTATAAACCTATAACTAATAATACTATGATACACGTATTTGACCTCTTTGAATTGAAGTGTCCTTGCAAATATGCTGACACTACCTTCTTACACAATGTTTTATAAATGTACTGACATCTGGTATGAGGTGCCTATTCAGAGAAACATTTTTTGCATCagtctttttattattactttaaggACCATAGCAGTGGTATTTTACGGCTGGGTCCTCCGTTGTGTTTGTATTGTGCATTTGCATGAGAATGCACATGCATGTGACGGAAGACAATATGGTCAGAAGAAATACAGCATACACAATTTCTAACTTATAGGTTAAAACATGTAATGCCATAGGTGTGGTCCTTTCAGCATTATATATTTTGACTTAAGTATTGAACTGCCTatgcttctactactactactactactactactactactactattactgtattaTCTAATTGTATAATGGAATTAATTACACTGATGGCGAAAAGTAATGCAACATTCACTGGGTTAGACtgactaacatcactaacaatAACAGGTAAGTGTTTTGGTCATTCTGCAGTCACATAGTGTCTTATGTGACAATAACTTGCACTGTTTGATAACAGGTGATATACTCACCCATTCCTACAATAGCCGACTCTCACCCTGGAAAATGGGCCATAACTACTGCCAAGTAGTGATGCCTCACTGTATTGTTTGTCACAGGGATTACCCTAATTTGAACACATtatttaaaaggtacagtgtgtaggatttggtgacttctagtggtgcggttgcagattgcaaccaactgagtacccctccgctcactcctccctttccaagacagcggtaatgtgagccgccaagggctaaaccgtggtaacgccttaccataataacactactttaggagcaacggaagtcagacggcggccggcagtaccacggttttgcactctgcggctcacgttaccgcagtttcacaagcgtgtcggagaactacggtggccttcgggtaacgcaaaaacgtgaaaggctttcttttgagccagtgtttagtttgtctgttatgtagaaacatggcgaagcaacatggcagactacgtgaagaggacccgctccctatgtagatatgaagggctccttctaagctaacgaaaacacaatgagtcCTTTCAGttgattacacactaatgagaacatagttatgaatattatattacatttctgctaatagatccccccgaaatgcaacacactgttcctttaaaaggtgCACAACCTATATTATGACTATGGTTTAATCAGTccagaaaatgtttaatttttccaTCAGTCAAGCATTACTTCGTTggactttattttgtttttctaaaataaataactgtttAAATTGTGTTTGGAATTACATGACAAATATCTGATTCAGTATctcttttaaataaaatcaataaccTCGACTAAGAGTATAGATGAGGTAATCTTTCCCTTATGTTGCTTTTAACATCTAAcataaaaaaattctgaaaatcaTTAGCAGTTGTTCTGCTTGAAGAGAATATGTACTCTAGAATAGGCTATACTCTCTCCACCTCTAATGACCGGATATTGATGGCATACTTGGGTTGGGCTGCAGCAGGACCTCAGTCTGTCTGTATATTTTCTCAGTCCAGTGTTTGGTGCAGTCTGCGCGGCTCATCAGGTTCTCAAAGTGAGCGTCCAACTCTGTCTTCTCCGCCTGGCCCAACTTCTCCTCTGTGAACTGAGCAAAAAgtacactgtcacacacacggGCGAACTACATGAATGTATAAGTGAACTACTGAGACACAACTCTTCCTATTTCATCTATGGTTTTAATCAATAGTATCACTGATATATGCACTGTCACCGTGACATTTTTCCTGTACCTttttatgatatgttatgtttttattcctgttatttcttgatgttaatgtaacgcactttgggtaccttttggttattataaaggggctatacaaataaatgttgattgattgattgaatatGGAATCAAGGTGATATCATGACGTCATGGGGGGGGGTTCACGACCCGCTTCTGTGTCAGTCttttccatcctctctctctctctctgcatcacCCTCAAACTTGTCCAGATGAATATAACTCAAGCCCTTTAATTGAGTCCATGATTCATTTCTactagtgatgtgttggtcgcgaacgagccggttcaaagagccggctcttttaggTGATCGATAAGAGaaggctcccgtccgagagccgttttttttcttcttcttttttctttaattaattcaaggcagaatgataggacgatcttctccgcgccacgggcactccatgcgcTGACtttgactgaatgttgtgttaatgacgtccgtgcgaccaatcaggtgatgacagacaaggatcataccatcaagcagggaggggcttGGATGCACGGCGCGCTGACGGGCTATACAGGTACAGagcaagagggagaggaggagagaaagagagaggagtgtggtgcGCTAATAGCAGAAAAGAtgagtcggaaacgaagcagcatgtaaaattatgatattctggaaattataaggtttagtataattatattgaataatttaagtgatatatgtgcacacatactaatcataggtcaaaacagcactaaatttggctgaattataaaaggcagaagtggtaaaatgaagagccgtttgggagccgaaagagccggctcttcttggtgagctgagccaaatgatctggatcactaaaaagagccggaattcccaccACTAGTTTCTACTGGTAGGCTAGCTTGGCCTAAAATATAACGTTACAGTAACTAGATGACGTCATCATGGTGGCTATAACAACACTTCCAGTGGTAGCATTTGGACTGTTTAATTACAATGTACCGTTAGGCCTCAACTATAGCAACTACGTAGCTGAATATCAAGTCTTCCTATGCTATCAGGTAGCAGCAGGTTAGCTCGTCAGTGCTAACATACTGCTAGCTGAGAGGCTGTAGCGTAGTTACCGGTAGTCAGTAACGACAGTAACAGCTGGCTGTCAACATGGACGGAAGTGTCTCAGTAAACTGTACCCGAGGGTTTCATTACCTGGACAGCCCGGGTGAAGAACACTCCAGCCCCGGAGGCTAGTTTCTTCACGTTGAAGTCcatggtgtgtttgtgtatctgcTGCTAGCTATAGTGATGTTATACTGGAAGCAGTAGACGACTGCTCGACTCCAGCGGCTGGATGTTGTGGCACACGGCACAAATCACGTGATCACCATGACGACGAGGCGTAGTTACGTCAAACGTATACATCACTCTGCCAAAAATACATAGAAGCACAAAACTGGACAAACTTTAACAGTGGATAGTTTCTATATGATAAGAACATGCGACAGTTGTGACTTCATCGCCAGAGGCTTGTGCTGTTTCACTGTTTGAGGTCTTGCATTTACATGTTTCCGTGAATGCATCACCAAAAGTTGGACAGCAGACACCGCCTATTTGATTATGGATGTTTAAAGAAACTATAAAACTATTTACAGCAGTTTTCTTGAAATAATATACATACAcaacaaaaatattatatataaaataatataatataatttataaaataatatacatacacaacaaaaatattatatataaaataatataatataatttataaaataatatacatacacaacaaaaatattatatataaaataatatacatacacaacaaaaatattatatataaaataatataatataatttataaaataatatacatacacaacaaaaatattatatataaaataatatacatacacaacaaaaatattatatataaaataatataatataatatataaaataatatacatacacaacaaacatatatatatatatatatatatatatatatatatatatatatttaaaaaaacaaaataaaacttgccAAAATAAACGAGTGTTCAAAAGTCGTTGGATTTACTGCAGTGCCATGGATTGCATTTCATGATGCAGGGGTTCGTGTTGTTTCATAGCTAAAAGTGTATATTATTGTGAATACAGGTAGTATTTTTGCTCCGATACCTATAACAGAGAATAATTAGTCTTGctatcaattcaattcaattcaatttgctttattggcatgactgtcaggtgaacaatattgccaaagcgtcaattcaataataaataaatataaaaataaaaactaaaataaaaacaaaaacaaaacatacatatacacatatacaattcattaagcaaattacaatatatagatatttaaaaagaaaatgcatgtaaatggaagaaaacaataaagaagtaattaatgtttgttgtgtcaataaaacaaacaaacaaataaaaaccaattagtaaaaatatatttcaatatcaaaggataaatgtaaaaaaaaacaaaaaaacaaaacatgaagtTGCTATCTCTGCAACCATATAACAACAATGAGTACcaacaaattgttgtttttgcagtggtgccTGAATGCACCCTTACGTCCGGATGACGTAACGACGCACAGAGTCGTCGGGTCGGGGACTGACACACATGTGAGTGTTTGTTGATAATGATTTGTTCTGTGGATATTCACTATTAAACACATGTTAACTTAACTTTGGGACATGTTATTCACCTTGTTGAATATCTCTTCACCAGCTGAAGTGTCTAACTGTTGACAGTTTACCGCAGTGAGTTAATAATAGCTTGCTAAACAGATTATTTAGCTCAGGTAGCCGACCGGAAGCTAGCTGGATATGTGTTAGTGTCTAACCTACTAAACTACATGACAGACTTTCCTGAACTTACTTTTGATTTTTACAGTGGAAACGTAATATCATTTCAGTTCTTGCACCGGGCACAGTTAACGTTATGCAAAGCAGGAGGTCATGGCTTGGAAGTCGAAGAGTCGCAACCTACAGGTGTTTGACACGGAGCTGAGTGCTGACACGGTGGAGTGGTGTCCTGTTCCGTCCAGCCACGACGTCCTGGCCTGCGGGACATATCAGCTACAGAAAGGGGTGAGATCACATACAGAACAGTCCTAACTGTCCCGGGACACCCCGTTAGTCTACCTGTCTTATGGGCAGGACCTCATACTAACCAGCACTGAGCTACCTGACCTGTTTTCATAGCATTACTGTCAGGTGTTcattctctgtaaacactgaagCTTGTCATTGACATAGTAAAACACATTGACAACATGCTATAGGGTTCCCTTATAGTGCCTACACAACTAATAACAGTACTTGGATCAGCAATATTACTCCTATTTAATACATAGTGCATTTGTTCTCATCACATCCCAGCCAACATTTGTAAGTGGGGTccatgtgggtagtaaatgggctgaaaatgggccctatatgggattgtccgTGGGTTCCATAATGGCCCCATGCCAATTGCCCTTGTTGGTTTCATGCAGGAGTACACCGGGTGTTATATGGGCCAAATCTGggcaacataaaccaaaacccaTTTCGGCCCCAGGTTTAAGATCTATGTGCAAACTACATGGGGACTACATGGcctgaaatatgggttgtaagtgggtttgtccacagtttccatgttgaCCCCATGCACTAATTTTGCAGTAGTGACCCAACTAAGGCCCACGTGGGGAGCCCATGtgggaccaacttagttgacccaagtgggcgtcatttgtgttgcccattctgagcccatgcactaatttcccattagtgacccacTTAGAacccacatggggagcccatgtgggacctacttagttgatccaagtgggcctcagataagatgcccattttgggcccatacctacttggtacccaggtacccccgagcataacccatgtggggcccacataaccatgttggctgggatGGGTTACAATTTTTTACTCTGAATTAATATGGATGTAAACATTCTCAAATTACAAAGTCAACACTTTCACCTCATActcattgtttcatttcaatTCAAGTTGGAGTACAGAGCCaacaccccccaaaaaaaacaacagttaaataaattaattgtgAATATTTTGCCAAGCCTGTCTTGTAAAGTTATAATGATTATTATATGATCAATTGTGCAGCCTGAGTTCTTTGTGactttaatgcagcagtaaGAGGTACATATTGGGGCTACAGTAGCTCCTGTTAGTGTCTGACTGTTGATTGATGATGTCCCTTTTACATTCTTCCTGTAAGCCAGGGGAAGAGGATGCAACCCCAATCCGGACTGGTCGTTTGTACCTTTTTGAATTTCGGCGAGAGGGATCGACGAGCCCTCCTCTCACTGAGCTACAGCGCATGGACACAGCGGCTATTTTAGATTTGAAATGGTAAGAAATCAGGTTGGACCAGCAGTgtggctttttttgttttgtttttgtcattgtcTGCTTCTCTTCTTGTTGATTCCTTTTGCATGTTCTCAGGTGCCATGTGCCAGTGTCAGGGAAGGCAGTGCTGGGAATGGCAGCTGCCACTGGAGAGCTGCAGCTGTACACTCTGTCAGACGCTCAGGTGAGAAATTTGGCATCAGAAGAATGTACACGTTTGTGTACAGAATCGGTATGTAAGGATTTGACAGGACACAGGATCGGTGAATATATACATCAGCCTCTGAGATCAAAACCGGTTGAAAGCAGCCTTTTCTACCACAATATTAAGTCCAAATGTGCCATTTTCTTTTAAGCAGAGAACATAATTCTAACCAAACTAAGTTATAATATTGCTTAATGTGGCATTGTCTGTGAGCAAAGAATGCATACAAGGTACAACATGTGAATGCTTAtgtttgtactgtatatcaaaTAGCactgttagtttttttttgttgctttctgATTTCTTTTTCCAATTATGCAACTTGTAAAGCACAATGAACTGCCACTGTGTATGGAATGTGCTAGAGGCAAATTACCGTGTCTTACATTGCCTTTAAGAAATGGCTAAACACCAAAATGGTCAGTGGAGGGCAACATACCCTTTTTCTGTGCTGCGTAGAAGTGTTTACCAGATTTATCAGATAATCACAACcatatgtgtttctgtgtttaagCTTGTAGATTTTAAAGCAGAGTTTGCTCCTTTAGGCCAACCTGTTGTCACACTCGAGTGCCCTTGTATCTTATTAAAACTGACCATACGCACAGTGGTGGCCAAGAAGACCTGGAACACCTTACAACAGATACACAATATAATATGCGGTCTAATACAACATACCTGCGATGAATAAGATAATAAACATAATCCTTGTGAAGCTTATATCATTGATTTTGTTTGAGTGTCATTTTTAATTGCTATTTTTCCAGCTGTAGTCTGTGGTTTGTACTGGACTGCATTATGTTCTTGATGAACAAACGGCATATCACATACTACTGTTCAATAAAACACATGACCCAGTGTCAACAACATCTCAACTTTATAAGCTTGCACAGCTGTTGTACTAAGTTACTGTACACATAGCCCCTTCAGTCTGTTTAGAGAGGAGGACACGCTGAAGTGAACCGCAGTATTCGTTCAGAAGACCACAGAAATGCTGAAGCTGCTTAGTTCACTGTTGatgtaaaatgatgtgtttgggTAGTGACGCGTGTGTTTACCTGTTATTATGTATTCTAAGACTTGGTGTGACTCTAGTTGTTGATGTGGTACTCTGCACTCATGAATGTTTGTATCCAGTAGGAAGGCGGCCGTAGACTGCACTCTCTGTGCAGTTTGGAGGTGGGAGCAGAGCGACTGGCCCTGTCTTTAGACTGGTCCACTGGAAGAATGGACAGGTAACAAACTGAGCATGGACACAGAGCCCGAGCACCTGCAGCTGTGTCAACAGttaattgcatattttgtaTGAAAATCCCTGTCTAGTGTTGCCAAAACAGGGCAGTTTTCTGTCCTATTGggctactttttatttatttgggtgggtgataaaacattttatttgggaaggtaAAGGAAGTGATAATTTGGGCTGCTTTTTGTATCATGTAGGCGGTTTCCATTAACAAAAAGTTTGGCTATATACCAATAAATCGGCACCTTCTCTCGTCCAAGTATGATTCAGATTAATTCAGTAGCTCAGCTGAACACACATGATAACTGATGACCGTCAAAACCAAATGTTGATTCAGTTtagtatttataataaataataataatttatttattatcattttttaatCAACTTTTATGCCAGTTGATTTTGCCTCTGGTGGAGCTACTTTTTGGAAACACTGGTCATGTCAAACGTCCCCCTGTTTGTCTCAGCAGCAGTGATGTGCGGGTGGTGTGCAGTGACTCTGCAGGCTGCGTCAGTGTGCTCTCCCTGGCTGAAGGCGCTCTGACGACTCTGTCACAGTGGAAGGCCCATGACTTTGAGGCCTGGATCTCAGCCTTCTCCTACTGGGACACACAGCTGCTTTACTCTGGTAACACTCCTCTAAATCATTATCTGTCATCTACTggaagtaatacacctactatggataagtaccccATACATCCCCACTtcgaaacacccaaactatgcCTTTAACATCAAAATGGAAACATAATAGAAATAATCATGTTGATTTTCACCCAAGAATATTCTCAGAATCTTTAGTATGAAAAAGTGGTAAcattacagtgtaaaaatacccaattacaagtaaaagtcctaccTTACAAGTTTTACTAAAGTATAAGTACGTAAGTATGATCAGCAAAAGTTACTAATCAGTATCACACTAAAAGTACTTCGTATGCTGCATGTCTCCTTTTAAAGTGTTATatgattaattattttctattattctTGTTGATGTGGTAATGTGTAATCAGCgtgtgtttttatgcctccatggaggcattatgttttcgggttgtccgtccgccGTACGCACATACGTCCGACCCATTCTTGTGATGACGTGATGAtttctcaggaacgcctggagggaatttcttcaaatttggcacaaacgtccacacacacaagtacgaactgattcgattttggtggttaaAGGTCTAAAGGTCACAGCTACTTCACGTCCGTTCCATTCTGATGGTTTCTCAGAACGCCTTCACCgatgtcttcaaatttggcacaaacatccagttggactcaaggatgaactgattagaatttggtggtcaaaggtcactgtgacctcacaaaacacgtttttggccagaactcaagaattcataagCTTATCATGACAAtatcacacaaatgtctaacagtaTAAAACAATGAAGtgctgacattttggacagacatagatgtaaactgcaacttgacttgttGGCTGAAGCATACCACCGCGAGATGATAATTCTAGTTGGTGGATAAGAGAGCTCGTTTTAACTGCTATATCTCTTTTTATTGATCATTTCTGTATgcttgtactgtatatgcatttACTCCTTTTcctctatgtgtgtttgtgtcattcCTCAACAGGTGGTGATGATTGCAAACTTAAAGGCTGGGATCTCAGGGTTGGTCCCTCCTGCCCCACATTCACTAGTAAAAAGTGAGTACTGATGTTAGTGTCAACAGCATTCATTTGGTCAGCCCGTTGAGACAAAGTACATCGACAATTTCTGGTCTGTTCTCTTGAAAGGCACTCAATGGGTGTGTGCAGTATACACAGCAACCCACATCGGGAACACATCCTGGCTACAGGCAGGTAAATATCCCAATAAACTCTCTATGGTAACTTGACATTGT from Sebastes fasciatus isolate fSebFas1 chromosome 6, fSebFas1.pri, whole genome shotgun sequence includes the following:
- the dph7 gene encoding diphthine methyltransferase isoform X1 — encoded protein: MAWKSKSRNLQVFDTELSADTVEWCPVPSSHDVLACGTYQLQKGPGEEDATPIRTGRLYLFEFRREGSTSPPLTELQRMDTAAILDLKWCHVPVSGKAVLGMAAATGELQLYTLSDAQEGGRRLHSLCSLEVGAERLALSLDWSTGRMDSSSDVRVVCSDSAGCVSVLSLAEGALTTLSQWKAHDFEAWISAFSYWDTQLLYSGGDDCKLKGWDLRVGPSCPTFTSKKHSMGVCSIHSNPHREHILATGSYDEQVLLWDGRNMRQPLSESPVGGGVWRLKWHPTNQHLLLAACMHNDFHILHCQQSLEGSGGACPVVASYILHNSLAYGADWSRLALEEPAPCSPVAAEPKESLTESGRHLRIQYESPTASFDTSLEDDAGRYIPEGIAAPPVTSGAGPAFNSNEDAPSLTCLLASCSFYDHMLHVWRWDWTPEEAQQESEQC
- the dph7 gene encoding diphthine methyltransferase isoform X2 — encoded protein: MAWKSKSRNLQVFDTELSADTVEWCPVPSSHDVLACGTYQLQKGPGEEDATPIRTGRLYLFEFRREGSTSPPLTELQRMDTAAILDLKWCHVPVSGKAVLGMAAATGELQLYTLSDAQEGGRRLHSLCSLEVGAERLALSLDWSTGRMDSSDVRVVCSDSAGCVSVLSLAEGALTTLSQWKAHDFEAWISAFSYWDTQLLYSGGDDCKLKGWDLRVGPSCPTFTSKKHSMGVCSIHSNPHREHILATGSYDEQVLLWDGRNMRQPLSESPVGGGVWRLKWHPTNQHLLLAACMHNDFHILHCQQSLEGSGGACPVVASYILHNSLAYGADWSRLALEEPAPCSPVAAEPKESLTESGRHLRIQYESPTASFDTSLEDDAGRYIPEGIAAPPVTSGAGPAFNSNEDAPSLTCLLASCSFYDHMLHVWRWDWTPEEAQQESEQC